A genomic stretch from Sulfoacidibacillus ferrooxidans includes:
- the pxpB gene encoding 5-oxoprolinase subunit PxpB, which yields MRVIGYWLGECAIRLEIVKTTHSDEQIRDFIHSMYKKIREKMSNHSPFSPLWIEDVIDVVPGWHTLTLHTRPWGSIAMQPIEIKDAWLQEVLSFLAMEEAHVDHPHVIKNIEVCYGPHCALDLTDLSLFCGLTKEEIITIHMRTVYTVRMIGFSPGFVYLDGLDSRIQMPRLDHPRVQVPTGSVGIAGMQTGVYSLSTPGGWRILGRVHQPLFSLSNDPMTFLSIGDRVSFIYVHCNSCGAHNVYEEEI from the coding sequence ATGCGTGTGATTGGTTATTGGCTGGGAGAGTGTGCAATCCGGTTGGAGATCGTAAAAACAACCCATTCTGATGAACAAATACGTGATTTCATTCATTCTATGTATAAAAAAATTCGCGAAAAGATGAGTAATCATTCTCCGTTCTCTCCATTATGGATTGAGGATGTCATTGACGTGGTTCCGGGATGGCATACGCTAACTCTACATACCCGACCGTGGGGTAGCATTGCAATGCAGCCAATTGAGATCAAAGACGCGTGGTTACAAGAAGTACTATCTTTCCTAGCTATGGAAGAAGCTCATGTTGATCACCCCCATGTCATTAAGAATATAGAGGTTTGTTACGGTCCACATTGTGCATTAGATCTCACTGATCTTTCCTTATTTTGTGGGTTAACTAAGGAAGAAATCATTACTATTCATATGCGTACGGTGTACACAGTGAGAATGATTGGATTTTCACCAGGATTTGTTTATTTAGATGGTCTAGACTCACGAATTCAGATGCCTCGCTTAGATCATCCACGTGTACAAGTTCCAACTGGATCAGTTGGTATTGCTGGAATGCAAACAGGTGTGTACTCATTGTCTACTCCTGGTGGATGGCGCATTTTAGGGAGAGTACATCAACCGTTATTTTCTTTATCTAATGATCCGATGACGTTTTTATCCATTGG